From one Chryseobacterium sp. 3008163 genomic stretch:
- a CDS encoding phosphoheptose isomerase: MELDYIEHISPILKDGVKNYLIDIDGTVTDDVPNEEPERMVTCLPYPDALETVNKWYDEGHQICFFTSRTENLKQITIDWLDKHGFKYHSVLCGKPRGGNYHWIDNHLVRATRYKGKFTDLVEKQVTIEVFKD, from the coding sequence ATGGAGCTAGATTATATTGAGCATATCAGTCCGATTCTGAAGGACGGAGTTAAGAATTATTTAATTGATATTGACGGAACAGTTACAGATGACGTTCCTAATGAAGAACCGGAAAGAATGGTTACTTGTCTTCCTTATCCTGATGCATTGGAAACAGTAAACAAATGGTACGACGAAGGTCACCAAATCTGTTTTTTCACATCAAGAACTGAAAATTTAAAGCAGATTACCATCGATTGGCTAGACAAACACGGATTCAAATATCACAGTGTATTGTGCGGAAAACCAAGAGGCGGAAACTACCATTGGATCGACAATCACTTGGTAAGAGCTACAAGATATAAAGGTAAATTCACTGATTTGGTCGAGAAGCAAGTAACCATTGAAGTTTTTAAAGATTAA
- the idi gene encoding isopentenyl-diphosphate Delta-isomerase, producing the protein MEEYVVLVNPEDTVLGLMEKQQAHINGLLHRAFSVFLFNDQGEMLLQKRAAEKYHSPNQWTNAVCSHPRDGESYLEGAKRRVKEELGIETELSEKFNFIYKADVGKGLWEHELDYVFTGTYNADFNLNKNEVEEVRYISMKDLDQEILEHPEQFTEWFKIILEEYKHNF; encoded by the coding sequence ATGGAAGAATACGTAGTTTTAGTAAATCCTGAAGATACAGTGTTAGGTTTGATGGAAAAACAGCAGGCTCATATCAATGGTTTGCTACACCGTGCATTTTCTGTTTTTTTATTTAATGATCAAGGTGAAATGCTCTTGCAGAAGCGTGCGGCAGAGAAATATCATTCTCCCAATCAATGGACGAATGCTGTATGTTCTCATCCCCGAGATGGTGAATCTTATCTTGAAGGAGCCAAACGCAGAGTAAAAGAAGAATTGGGAATAGAAACTGAACTTTCAGAAAAATTTAACTTCATCTATAAAGCAGACGTTGGCAAGGGGCTTTGGGAGCATGAGCTCGATTATGTTTTTACAGGAACTTACAATGCAGACTTTAATTTAAATAAAAATGAAGTTGAGGAAGTTCGATATATTTCCATGAAAGATTTAGATCAGGAAATATTAGAACACCCTGAACAATTTACAGAATGGTTTAAAATCATTTTAGAAGAATACAAACACAATTTTTAA
- the gcvT gene encoding glycine cleavage system aminomethyltransferase GcvT, with protein MKKTALYDKHVSLGAKIVPFAGFDMPVQYSGVTEEHFAVREKAGLFDVSHMGQFFIEGAGSKDLLQFVTTNNLDALENGKAQYSCLPNEDGGIVDDLIVYKMEDDKYFVVVNASNIEKDWNHISKYNTFGAKMTNASDEMSLLAVQGPKATEILQKITETNLSEIPYYHFTVGSVAGVSDVIISNTGYTGSGGFEIYFKNDNAVQLWDAIIEAGENEGIIPCGLAARDTLRLEKGFCLYGMDIDDTTSPIEAGLGWITKFDKDFVSKDIFAKQKEEGVTKKLVGFELTDKGVPRHDYPVVDAEGNVIGRVTSGTQSPMKKIGLGIAYVDKPHFKLGTEIFIQVRNKNIPAKVVKMPFV; from the coding sequence ATGAAGAAAACAGCCTTGTACGATAAACACGTTTCTTTGGGAGCGAAAATAGTACCTTTTGCGGGATTTGATATGCCTGTACAATATTCCGGAGTGACGGAAGAGCACTTTGCAGTAAGAGAAAAAGCGGGATTATTTGACGTATCTCACATGGGACAGTTTTTCATTGAAGGTGCAGGTTCGAAAGATCTTTTGCAGTTTGTAACAACCAATAATCTTGATGCTCTTGAGAACGGAAAAGCGCAATATTCTTGTCTTCCGAACGAAGATGGCGGAATTGTAGATGACCTTATCGTTTACAAAATGGAAGACGACAAATATTTTGTAGTTGTCAACGCTTCAAACATCGAAAAAGACTGGAATCACATTTCAAAATACAATACTTTCGGTGCAAAAATGACGAATGCTTCAGATGAAATGTCTCTTTTGGCAGTTCAGGGACCGAAAGCGACTGAGATTCTTCAGAAGATAACTGAAACTAATTTATCAGAAATTCCTTACTATCATTTTACCGTTGGTTCGGTGGCTGGTGTAAGCGATGTGATTATTTCAAACACCGGTTACACAGGAAGCGGTGGTTTTGAAATTTATTTTAAAAATGACAATGCAGTACAACTTTGGGATGCAATCATTGAAGCTGGAGAAAACGAAGGAATTATTCCTTGTGGATTGGCTGCCAGAGATACTTTGAGATTAGAAAAAGGTTTCTGTTTATACGGAATGGACATTGATGATACAACTTCTCCTATCGAAGCTGGGTTAGGCTGGATCACAAAATTTGACAAAGATTTTGTGTCTAAAGATATTTTTGCAAAACAAAAAGAAGAAGGAGTTACCAAAAAATTAGTTGGTTTTGAATTAACTGATAAAGGTGTTCCAAGACATGATTATCCTGTGGTAGATGCAGAAGGAAACGTGATTGGAAGAGTAACTTCCGGAACGCAATCTCCAATGAAGAAAATCGGTTTGGGAATCGCTTATGTTGATAAGCCTCATTTCAAATTGGGAACTGAAATTTTTATCCAGGTTAGAAATAAAAATATTCCTGCGAAAGTTGTTAAAATGCCTTTCGTTTAG